The following coding sequences are from one Streptomyces sp. NBC_01485 window:
- a CDS encoding ATP-binding protein, translated as MPRTRALAHAVLGEWGVSQDVLESAELVLSELVTNALCVPVPSDRRVGVRIARSLAEGLLRLEVSDAGSGRPEARAPGDEETCGRGLLLVEALAHRWGVEERVGGIGKTVWVELKAPDLVAEPVGREVAAVLVRSGQRVRVWGEWRVVVSVRSERIGAADSAVVLELDEGPALRVQAAEPLVVRQRGDV; from the coding sequence GTGCCCAGAACTCGAGCGCTGGCGCATGCCGTGCTGGGGGAGTGGGGGGTCAGTCAAGACGTCCTGGAATCAGCCGAGTTGGTGCTCTCGGAACTGGTGACCAACGCGCTGTGCGTGCCCGTGCCGAGCGACCGGCGGGTGGGTGTACGGATCGCGCGATCGCTGGCGGAGGGGTTGCTGCGGCTGGAGGTCAGTGACGCGGGCTCGGGTCGGCCCGAAGCGCGGGCGCCCGGTGATGAGGAGACCTGCGGGCGGGGGTTGTTGCTCGTCGAGGCGTTGGCTCATCGGTGGGGAGTTGAGGAGCGCGTGGGCGGGATCGGGAAGACGGTGTGGGTCGAGCTGAAGGCGCCGGACCTCGTGGCCGAGCCCGTGGGGAGGGAGGTCGCGGCGGTTCTGGTGCGGTCTGGGCAGCGGGTGAGGGTGTGGGGTGAGTGGCGTGTGGTCGTCAGCGTACGGAGTGAGCGGATCGGCGCCGCGGACTCCGCCGTGGTGTTGGAGTTGGACGAGGGCCCGGCGTTGCGGGTCCAGGCGGCCGAGCCGCTTGTCGTGCGGCAGCGGGGGGACGTATGA
- the paaB gene encoding 1,2-phenylacetyl-CoA epoxidase subunit PaaB → MSRERGVTGAQTPWEVFIRPRRGLSHQHVGSVHGADADMAIANARDLYTRRGDPVSIWVVRSDGVRASSPGEKDPFFSNGADKPYRYPQVYVPLNEVHEVHEVHEANEAGDRDE, encoded by the coding sequence GTGAGCCGGGAACGCGGAGTCACCGGGGCGCAGACGCCCTGGGAGGTGTTCATCAGGCCGCGTCGTGGCCTCTCCCACCAGCATGTCGGGTCGGTCCACGGCGCGGACGCCGACATGGCCATCGCCAACGCCCGGGACCTCTACACCCGCCGGGGTGACCCGGTGTCGATCTGGGTGGTGCGCTCCGACGGGGTGCGTGCCTCGTCGCCCGGCGAGAAGGACCCCTTCTTCAGCAACGGAGCCGACAAGCCCTACCGGTATCCGCAGGTGTACGTACCGCTCAACGAGGTGCACGAGGTGCACGAGGTGCACGAGGCGAACGAGGCAGGCGACCGTGACGAGTGA
- the paaA gene encoding 1,2-phenylacetyl-CoA epoxidase subunit PaaA produces MTTEAGSEAGSTAVAADGEHLDEYFEALVAADERIEPRDWLPDGYRRMVIRQVAQHAHSEIIGMQPEGSWLTRAPSLQRKAALLAKVQDEAGHGLYLYAAAETLGVTRAELLDALHRGHQRSADTFNHPALTWADTGAIAWLTDGAAVINQAPLCRTSYGPYARAMQRVCQEETFHVRQGYDLLWALCRGTREQQAMAQDAVDRWWLPAVALMFGPPDTVDGGGGDARAAALGAAVSRRSMAWGIKRHTNDELRQRFVDTVVPQAERLGVTLPDPAIRWNEERGHHDFTPVDWQVYRTALAAGAQCGRQRLAHRVAAHENGAWVRAAADAYAARGTTEGREQ; encoded by the coding sequence GTGACCACCGAGGCAGGTTCCGAGGCAGGTTCCACGGCCGTCGCCGCGGACGGCGAGCATCTCGACGAGTACTTCGAGGCGCTCGTCGCGGCCGACGAGCGGATAGAACCCCGGGACTGGCTGCCCGACGGCTACCGCCGGATGGTGATCCGGCAGGTCGCCCAGCACGCGCACTCGGAGATCATCGGGATGCAGCCGGAGGGGTCCTGGCTGACCCGGGCGCCCTCCCTGCAACGCAAGGCGGCCCTGCTCGCCAAGGTGCAGGACGAGGCCGGACACGGCCTGTACCTGTACGCGGCGGCGGAGACCCTCGGCGTCACCCGGGCCGAACTCCTCGACGCGCTGCACCGCGGCCACCAGCGGTCCGCGGACACGTTCAACCACCCCGCCCTGACCTGGGCCGACACCGGGGCGATCGCCTGGCTGACGGACGGCGCGGCCGTGATCAACCAGGCCCCGCTGTGCCGCACCTCCTACGGCCCGTACGCGCGGGCCATGCAGCGGGTGTGCCAGGAGGAGACCTTCCACGTCCGGCAGGGATACGACCTGCTCTGGGCGCTGTGCCGGGGCACGCGGGAGCAGCAGGCGATGGCGCAGGACGCCGTCGACCGGTGGTGGCTGCCCGCGGTGGCCCTGATGTTCGGCCCGCCCGACACGGTCGACGGCGGTGGCGGGGACGCGCGGGCCGCGGCCCTGGGCGCCGCGGTCAGTCGCCGTTCGATGGCCTGGGGGATCAAGCGCCACACCAACGACGAGCTGCGCCAGCGCTTCGTGGACACCGTCGTCCCGCAGGCGGAGCGGCTCGGGGTGACCCTGCCCGACCCGGCGATCCGCTGGAACGAGGAGCGCGGGCACCACGACTTCACTCCCGTGGACTGGCAGGTGTACCGCACCGCACTGGCCGCCGGCGCTCAGTGCGGCCGGCAGCGGCTGGCGCACCGGGTGGCGGCCCACGAGAACGGGGCGTGGGTGCGCGCGGCGGCCGACGCCTACGCGGCACGCGGGACGACCGAGGGGCGGGAACAGTGA
- a CDS encoding DUF6247 family protein: MSAEHAETTHTSPSQLRTVADIRAALRDGRGFPGDAESFEADLARALDAATATDLHQVADVIKTYAGSIRAFSDPEFDDALQEGLDLIAEVKKGKQE, translated from the coding sequence ATGAGTGCGGAGCACGCCGAGACCACGCACACATCACCGTCTCAGCTCAGGACTGTGGCCGACATTCGCGCCGCCCTGCGGGACGGGCGGGGGTTCCCGGGGGACGCCGAGAGCTTTGAGGCAGATCTTGCTCGTGCCCTGGACGCCGCCACGGCCACCGACCTCCACCAGGTTGCCGACGTCATCAAGACGTATGCCGGCAGCATCCGTGCCTTCAGTGATCCCGAGTTCGACGATGCGCTTCAGGAGGGGCTCGACCTCATTGCTGAGGTCAAGAAAGGCAAGCAGGAGTGA
- a CDS encoding tryptophan 2,3-dioxygenase: MTDTTSLPCDPGTDEPLDDPLDDPLDAPVVTFQGKTPYDEYVHASVLSSLQQPLTDSPDEMTFLVTTQVMELWLTLVVHEWKAARDALSKDDHEGAMDALRRSISAHRALNDSFGPIARMTPAQFNSFREAFGEASGFQSAQYRHMEFLLGDKSRSLMNPQRADPRAYAALEELLYEPSLYDAALAYLHRRGLPVPERVLERDLTVAYEADPDVEEAWRGIYAGPQNDPLLALGEALTDVAELVLRWRGDHLLATRRAMGAKSGSGGSSGVAWLEKRNTRAVFPELWTVRGLV; this comes from the coding sequence ATGACCGACACCACGTCACTGCCCTGCGACCCGGGGACGGACGAACCGCTGGACGACCCGCTGGACGACCCGCTGGACGCACCGGTGGTGACCTTCCAGGGAAAGACCCCCTACGACGAGTACGTCCACGCCTCGGTCCTGTCCTCCCTCCAGCAGCCCCTGACCGACTCTCCGGACGAGATGACGTTCCTGGTCACGACCCAGGTGATGGAGCTGTGGCTCACCCTCGTCGTCCACGAGTGGAAGGCCGCCCGGGACGCGCTGTCCAAGGACGACCACGAGGGCGCCATGGACGCCCTGCGCCGCAGCATCAGCGCCCATCGCGCCCTCAACGACTCCTTCGGGCCGATCGCGAGGATGACCCCGGCCCAGTTCAACAGTTTCCGCGAGGCGTTCGGCGAGGCGTCCGGCTTCCAGTCGGCGCAGTACCGGCACATGGAGTTCCTGCTCGGTGACAAGTCCCGGTCGCTGATGAACCCGCAGCGGGCGGATCCCCGGGCGTACGCCGCGCTGGAGGAACTGCTCTACGAGCCGTCGCTGTACGACGCGGCGCTGGCCTACCTGCACCGCCGGGGCCTGCCCGTCCCGGAGCGCGTGCTGGAGCGCGACCTGACCGTCGCCTACGAGGCCGACCCGGACGTCGAGGAGGCCTGGCGGGGCATCTACGCCGGGCCGCAGAACGACCCGCTGCTCGCCCTGGGCGAGGCGCTGACCGACGTCGCCGAGCTGGTCCTGCGCTGGCGCGGCGACCATCTCCTCGCCACCCGCCGGGCGATGGGCGCCAAGTCGGGCAGCGGCGGCTCCTCGGGCGTCGCCTGGCTGGAGAAGCGCAACACGCGCGCCGTGTTCCCCGAGCTCTGGACGGTGCGCGGCCTTGTCTAG
- a CDS encoding type II toxin-antitoxin system Phd/YefM family antitoxin: MEIPEVVTVSDARARLSRILTDLSESGADADPVLIGAHRKPQGVLLSVEAFEALSGRAARRAAVASATGSIEAEGLQASKASDRDTEAYVKGDVDADTLVARAIARHRQTSDRRAG, encoded by the coding sequence ATGGAGATCCCTGAGGTCGTGACCGTCAGCGACGCGCGCGCGAGACTGTCGCGGATCCTGACCGACCTGTCGGAGTCCGGCGCGGATGCCGACCCGGTCCTGATCGGCGCCCACCGCAAGCCCCAGGGCGTCCTCCTGTCCGTCGAGGCCTTCGAGGCGCTGAGCGGCCGAGCGGCACGACGTGCGGCCGTCGCCTCGGCCACCGGCTCCATCGAGGCCGAGGGGCTCCAGGCCTCCAAGGCCTCCGACCGCGACACCGAGGCGTACGTGAAGGGCGACGTCGACGCGGACACCCTGGTCGCCCGCGCGATCGCCCGCCACCGACAGACTTCGGACCGGCGGGCAGGGTGA
- the paaC gene encoding 1,2-phenylacetyl-CoA epoxidase subunit PaaC, whose translation MILCQRLCAWVTNAPTIEEDLALSNIAVDLLGHARTLLSLSGRADGTHRDDDDLAYRRTEREFRNALLLELPNGDFAVTVARQLAYTHYMCLLYAELAAAADEGLASFAARAVKEAEYHRMHASQWTVRLGLGTGESRRRMQAGLEQVWPYAAELFEADDLTARLDTDGTAVAPARLRAAWERDVAEVLAEAQLTVPAPSWQATGGRAGLHTEGFAPLLAEFQSVFRQYPGGVW comes from the coding sequence CTGATCCTCTGTCAGCGACTGTGCGCGTGGGTGACCAACGCCCCCACCATCGAAGAAGACCTGGCCCTGTCGAACATCGCCGTCGACCTGCTCGGCCACGCCCGCACCCTGCTGAGCCTCAGCGGCCGTGCCGACGGGACGCACCGCGACGACGACGACCTCGCCTACCGCAGGACCGAGCGGGAGTTCCGCAACGCGCTGCTGCTGGAGCTGCCCAACGGCGACTTCGCCGTCACCGTCGCCCGGCAGTTGGCGTACACGCACTACATGTGTCTGCTGTACGCGGAACTGGCGGCGGCGGCCGACGAGGGGCTGGCGTCGTTCGCCGCTCGCGCGGTCAAGGAGGCGGAGTACCACCGCATGCACGCCTCGCAGTGGACCGTACGGCTGGGTCTGGGCACCGGGGAGAGCCGGCGGCGGATGCAGGCGGGGCTGGAGCAGGTCTGGCCCTACGCGGCCGAGCTGTTCGAGGCCGACGACCTGACGGCCCGGCTCGACACCGACGGCACGGCGGTCGCCCCGGCGCGCCTGCGGGCCGCCTGGGAACGGGACGTGGCCGAGGTTTTGGCGGAGGCCCAGCTCACCGTCCCGGCGCCGTCCTGGCAGGCGACCGGCGGGCGGGCGGGGCTCCACACCGAGGGGTTCGCGCCGCTGCTGGCCGAGTTCCAGTCGGTCTTCCGGCAGTACCCGGGGGGTGTCTGGTGA
- a CDS encoding class I adenylate-forming enzyme family protein, with protein sequence MWLTQLLERNRQCFPERTALVDAHRSVTWAEFHDRVTRLAHGLAGRGIGSGDRVAVLSLDRVEVLETYFALARLGALFVPLNHSLTPAEVAGIAERCTPVAVIGESALLDRHPDLPVRLRVPLDDAEFAALCETDPADGADLPDVPDDALAAILHTSATTGRAKGVAVDHASFRAIALGWLAQVRPTDDMVLVNCCPLYHGSMVISLTYMAAGATVVLMPGFQPQRALAAIEDNRATHVWLVPQMLRFLMQTKSLQRTDLTSLREVLYGAAPMPPEVYAEAVEQLGCGFRQVYGMTEVGGPYITLGPDEHPAPGTTDVIPAGRVIPGMSVKALDPKDQEVAPGVIGEICARGPGVMRAYWNDEKATAEITTDGWTRTGDLGFIDGDGRVHLIDRCKDLIIRAGQNVYPREIEQALRTHPAVHDAAVVGVTDADYGEVPLAFVVTNPGTTPDDLQSHLTTLLATYKRPRHIRFIDEIPRNPAGKILKKSLPV encoded by the coding sequence ATGTGGCTGACCCAGTTGCTGGAGCGCAACCGCCAGTGCTTCCCGGAGCGGACGGCACTGGTGGACGCGCACCGCTCGGTCACCTGGGCCGAGTTCCACGACCGGGTGACCCGGCTCGCCCACGGGCTCGCCGGGCGCGGCATCGGCAGCGGTGACCGGGTGGCGGTCCTCTCGCTGGACCGCGTCGAGGTGCTGGAGACGTACTTCGCGCTGGCCCGGCTGGGAGCGCTGTTCGTCCCGCTCAACCACAGCCTCACGCCCGCCGAGGTGGCCGGGATCGCGGAGCGCTGCACCCCGGTCGCGGTGATCGGTGAGTCGGCCCTGCTGGACCGGCATCCGGACCTGCCGGTGCGCCTCCGCGTACCGCTGGACGACGCCGAGTTCGCCGCACTGTGCGAGACGGACCCGGCCGACGGCGCGGACCTGCCCGACGTCCCGGACGACGCCCTGGCGGCGATCCTGCACACCTCGGCGACCACCGGCCGGGCCAAGGGCGTCGCCGTCGACCACGCCTCGTTCCGGGCCATCGCGCTCGGCTGGCTCGCCCAGGTCCGGCCCACGGACGACATGGTCCTGGTCAACTGCTGCCCGCTGTACCACGGCAGCATGGTGATCTCCCTGACCTACATGGCCGCGGGCGCCACCGTGGTGCTCATGCCGGGCTTCCAGCCGCAGCGGGCGCTGGCCGCGATCGAGGACAACCGGGCCACGCACGTCTGGCTGGTGCCGCAGATGCTCCGCTTCCTGATGCAGACGAAGTCGCTGCAGCGAACGGACCTGACCAGCCTGCGCGAGGTGCTCTACGGCGCCGCGCCGATGCCGCCGGAGGTCTACGCCGAGGCCGTGGAACAGCTCGGCTGCGGCTTCCGCCAGGTCTACGGCATGACCGAGGTCGGCGGCCCCTACATCACGCTCGGCCCGGACGAACACCCCGCGCCCGGCACCACCGACGTGATCCCGGCCGGCCGGGTGATCCCCGGCATGTCGGTGAAGGCCCTGGACCCGAAGGACCAGGAGGTGGCCCCCGGCGTCATCGGGGAGATCTGCGCACGCGGCCCCGGGGTGATGCGCGCCTACTGGAACGACGAGAAGGCCACGGCCGAGATCACGACGGACGGCTGGACCCGCACCGGCGACCTCGGCTTCATCGACGGCGACGGCCGGGTACACCTGATCGACCGCTGCAAGGACCTGATCATCCGGGCGGGCCAGAACGTCTACCCCCGAGAGATAGAACAGGCCCTACGCACCCACCCCGCGGTGCACGACGCCGCCGTGGTCGGAGTGACGGACGCGGACTACGGCGAAGTCCCCCTGGCCTTCGTCGTCACCAACCCCGGAACCACCCCCGACGACCTGCAATCCCACCTGACCACCCTCCTGGCCACCTACAAACGCCCCCGACACATCCGCTTCATAGACGAGATCCCCAGAAACCCCGCAGGCAAGATCCTCAAAAAGTCCCTCCCCGTCTGA
- the paaD gene encoding 1,2-phenylacetyl-CoA epoxidase subunit PaaD — protein sequence MSAAFQADLQSDLQADLRSDLQADLRSDLRSDLRSDLRSDLQSDLQADLRSDLRSDLRSDLDRIADRVGAVPDPELPMISLADLGVIRAVREGADGDVEVVVTPTYLGCPALSAIEADLRTVLAECGHPYGRVTWALAPAWTTDWISEAGRRKLADHGIVPPGDAGAPLPVRLGLGRPCPHCGSVATRPLGPFGQTGCQTILVCTACKESFPHMKAV from the coding sequence GTGAGCGCGGCCTTCCAGGCGGACCTCCAGTCGGACCTTCAGGCAGATCTCCGGTCGGACCTTCAGGCGGATCTCCGCTCGGACCTCCGCTCGGACCTTCGGTCGGACCTCCGCTCGGACCTCCAGTCGGACCTCCAGGCGGATCTCCGGTCGGACCTGCGGTCGGATCTCCGGTCGGACCTCGACCGGATCGCGGACCGGGTGGGGGCCGTACCCGACCCGGAACTGCCGATGATCAGCCTGGCCGACCTGGGCGTGATCCGTGCGGTGCGGGAGGGCGCGGACGGTGACGTGGAGGTCGTCGTCACGCCGACCTACCTCGGCTGTCCGGCGCTCTCGGCGATCGAGGCCGACCTGCGGACCGTACTGGCGGAGTGCGGGCATCCCTACGGGCGGGTGACGTGGGCGCTCGCGCCCGCGTGGACCACCGACTGGATCAGCGAGGCGGGCCGCCGCAAGCTCGCCGACCACGGCATCGTGCCGCCCGGCGACGCCGGAGCGCCGCTGCCGGTCCGGCTCGGCCTCGGCCGGCCCTGCCCGCACTGCGGTTCCGTGGCGACCCGGCCGCTCGGCCCGTTCGGGCAGACCGGCTGCCAGACGATCCTGGTGTGCACCGCCTGCAAGGAGTCCTTCCCCCACATGAAGGCGGTGTGA
- a CDS encoding acyl carrier protein, whose amino-acid sequence MSTVRELLTELTGTSEYAEKLSDETELAASGIDSGDLVRLVLLIEQRVGVEITAEDMEKLSTIADYERFLGEHAASAAQPDGA is encoded by the coding sequence ATGAGCACCGTACGAGAGCTACTCACCGAACTGACCGGGACGTCGGAGTACGCCGAGAAGCTCAGCGACGAGACCGAACTGGCCGCCAGCGGCATCGACTCGGGAGACCTCGTGCGTCTGGTCCTGCTCATCGAGCAGCGCGTGGGGGTGGAGATCACCGCCGAGGACATGGAGAAGCTGTCCACGATCGCGGACTACGAGCGGTTCCTCGGCGAACACGCCGCCTCGGCCGCGCAGCCGGACGGTGCGTGA
- the kynU gene encoding kynureninase has product MSRETLEAAPALEELRVRASALDAADPLAGRRDRFVLPDGTVYLDGNSLGALPAAVPEALADAVHRQWGEGLIRSWNEHQWWQAPLRVGDAIGRLLGAAPGQTAAGDSTTVQLFNALTAAARLRPGRRLLLTDPGHFPTDQYIADSVARLLGMEVCRVAVDGLPRFLAERGDEVAVAGYSPVDYRTGELHDMASVTRAVQVAGGLMLWDLCHAAGALPVRLDELDVDLAVGCGYKFLSGGPGAPAFVYVARRHQAAFDQPLTGWNGHADPFGLSGDYTPAPGVERARIGTPPILSLLALEAALTAFEGTGMEEIRAKSLSLTGFFMDCADTLLDGLGFTVVTPREPHRRGSQVALRHPDAYPLVAALAARGVIGDMRAPDLLRFGVNALYVSHQDMLTAVRHLWEAVSRGEHQDPRLRRRAAVT; this is encoded by the coding sequence TTGTCTAGGGAGACCCTCGAAGCCGCGCCCGCCCTGGAGGAACTGCGGGTGCGGGCGTCCGCGCTCGACGCCGCCGACCCGCTGGCGGGCCGGCGGGACCGCTTCGTCCTGCCGGACGGCACCGTCTATCTGGACGGCAACTCGCTCGGCGCGCTGCCGGCCGCGGTGCCGGAAGCGCTCGCGGACGCCGTCCACCGGCAGTGGGGCGAAGGCCTGATCCGGTCCTGGAACGAGCACCAGTGGTGGCAGGCGCCGCTGCGGGTGGGGGACGCGATCGGACGGCTGCTCGGCGCGGCGCCCGGGCAGACCGCGGCGGGCGACTCCACCACCGTGCAGCTCTTCAACGCCCTGACGGCGGCGGCGCGGCTGCGTCCCGGACGGCGGCTGCTGCTGACCGACCCGGGACACTTCCCCACCGACCAGTACATCGCCGACTCGGTGGCCCGGCTGCTCGGCATGGAGGTCTGCCGGGTCGCGGTGGACGGCCTGCCCCGCTTCCTCGCCGAACGGGGAGACGAGGTGGCGGTGGCCGGCTACTCCCCGGTCGACTACCGCACCGGTGAGCTCCACGACATGGCCTCCGTCACCCGTGCCGTTCAGGTGGCCGGGGGGCTGATGCTGTGGGACCTGTGCCACGCGGCCGGCGCGCTGCCCGTCCGGCTGGACGAGCTGGACGTCGACCTGGCGGTGGGCTGCGGCTACAAGTTCCTGTCCGGCGGCCCGGGCGCCCCCGCCTTCGTCTACGTCGCCCGGCGCCACCAGGCCGCCTTCGACCAGCCGCTCACCGGCTGGAACGGGCACGCGGACCCCTTCGGACTCAGCGGCGACTACACCCCCGCCCCGGGAGTGGAGCGGGCCCGGATCGGCACGCCGCCGATCCTCTCCCTGCTCGCGCTGGAGGCGGCCCTCACCGCGTTCGAGGGGACCGGGATGGAGGAGATCCGGGCCAAGAGCCTGTCGCTGACCGGGTTCTTCATGGACTGCGCCGACACCCTGCTGGACGGTCTCGGCTTCACCGTGGTCACCCCACGGGAGCCGCACCGGCGCGGCAGTCAGGTGGCGCTGCGGCACCCGGACGCGTATCCGCTGGTGGCCGCGCTCGCCGCCCGCGGTGTCATCGGCGACATGCGGGCCCCGGACCTGCTGCGGTTCGGCGTCAACGCCCTGTACGTCTCCCACCAGGACATGCTGACCGCCGTACGGCACCTGTGGGAGGCGGTGAGCCGGGGGGAGCACCAGGACCCGCGCCTGCGGCGGCGCGCCGCCGTCACCTGA
- a CDS encoding DUF397 domain-containing protein: MNRARHSTPDLSGAKWRSSTFSGGNNECVEIADNVPAVIPVRDSKRPTGPAIAFTPQAWRAFISTWAEAGGRGPSTTG; encoded by the coding sequence ATGAATCGCGCACGCCACAGCACGCCAGACCTGTCGGGCGCGAAGTGGCGCAGCAGCACCTTCAGCGGTGGCAACAACGAGTGCGTTGAGATCGCTGACAACGTTCCCGCCGTCATACCGGTCCGCGACAGCAAGCGTCCCACTGGCCCGGCGATCGCCTTCACCCCCCAAGCCTGGCGCGCATTCATCTCCACCTGGGCTGAAGCCGGCGGCCGAGGGCCTTCGACAACGGGGTAG
- a CDS encoding helix-turn-helix domain-containing protein — protein sequence MLTKSTTPNPSTVLGRQLGDELRRLREAAKLTTTQAADALDCTKGKISRIENGRVAVRLPDLTAMLHAYEAPDPELRERLSALARKANRRRRQGWWNQYGSVLADTYRDYIALEAMAGEIRTFQAQLVPGLLQTPEYIRAVTVASQQWQTADEIEKFVQVRLARQERLTGDSPLHLWAVLSEAVLLQQVGGPQVMQAQLEHLLSTSEHPNVTIQVLPFSRGAHASMFGPYVVLGFPEEAALDVVLADNPTGSIWLEREAEVARYQDLFDAARTSALSPMESGTVIRRRAKEHRA from the coding sequence ATGCTTACCAAGAGCACCACCCCGAACCCCTCGACCGTGCTCGGCCGCCAACTCGGCGACGAACTGCGTCGGTTGCGAGAGGCCGCAAAGCTGACCACCACTCAGGCGGCGGACGCCCTCGACTGCACCAAGGGCAAGATCAGCCGGATCGAGAACGGTCGAGTCGCGGTGCGGCTCCCGGACCTGACCGCGATGCTGCACGCCTACGAGGCACCGGACCCCGAACTCCGTGAGCGGCTGAGTGCACTGGCGCGCAAGGCCAACCGCCGTCGCCGGCAGGGATGGTGGAACCAGTACGGATCCGTGCTCGCCGACACGTACCGCGACTACATCGCGCTGGAGGCCATGGCCGGGGAGATCCGCACGTTCCAGGCGCAGTTGGTTCCCGGCCTACTCCAAACCCCGGAGTACATCCGTGCCGTGACGGTGGCTTCGCAGCAGTGGCAGACGGCAGACGAGATCGAGAAATTCGTCCAGGTGCGCCTCGCCCGACAGGAACGACTCACCGGCGACTCCCCTTTGCACCTCTGGGCGGTGCTGTCGGAGGCCGTTCTCCTCCAACAGGTTGGCGGACCCCAGGTAATGCAGGCGCAGTTGGAGCACCTCCTGTCCACTTCCGAGCACCCCAACGTGACCATCCAGGTCCTGCCGTTCTCGCGCGGAGCGCACGCGAGTATGTTCGGCCCGTACGTAGTACTGGGTTTCCCGGAGGAGGCAGCGCTCGACGTAGTGCTGGCGGACAATCCGACCGGCTCCATCTGGCTGGAGCGGGAGGCAGAAGTAGCCCGCTACCAGGATCTGTTCGACGCCGCTCGCACGTCCGCGCTCTCTCCGATGGAATCCGGTACCGTCATCCGACGCAGGGCCAAGGAGCACAGAGCATGA
- a CDS encoding 2Fe-2S iron-sulfur cluster-binding protein — MTTTEQGAPTPTAPTPTAPTPTAPAPTGRAAGWHRLRVARVRPLTDDAVALTLDLPDVPDQSADAGDAGDAGDDADAFVHRPGQHVTVRHVLNGTEIRRSYSICPPPSAPRELRLVVKRLGPGGFGEYATTVLAAGDTLDVGPPTGGFGLVAQPGAHHVMVAAGSGITPLLSMATAALRDDPGCRVSLIYTNRTARSVLLADELADLKDAYVDRFLPLYLLTRETREAELLSGHVDTARLPGLLRAVGAEPDGDAYFYLCGPWGMVTSVREALTGWGADPARTHAELFSLGPQDPPPPAAELRGRTVRITASLGGRTAVAVMEEQDRTALDALLRVRPDTPYSCREGLCGSCRARVTRGTVTTGRQHVLGPAELAAGYTLACRARPESDDTALDFDL; from the coding sequence ATGACGACGACCGAGCAGGGCGCGCCTACGCCCACCGCGCCTACGCCCACCGCGCCTACGCCCACCGCGCCGGCCCCCACCGGGCGGGCGGCCGGATGGCACCGGCTGCGCGTGGCGCGGGTGCGGCCGCTCACCGACGACGCGGTGGCCCTCACCCTGGACCTCCCGGACGTCCCGGACCAGTCGGCCGACGCAGGCGACGCAGGCGACGCAGGCGACGATGCCGACGCTTTCGTCCACCGGCCCGGTCAGCATGTGACCGTCCGGCATGTCCTGAACGGGACGGAGATCCGCCGCAGTTACTCGATCTGCCCGCCCCCCTCCGCGCCGCGCGAACTGCGGCTGGTGGTCAAGCGGCTCGGCCCGGGCGGCTTCGGGGAGTACGCGACGACCGTGCTGGCCGCCGGTGACACGCTGGACGTCGGGCCGCCGACCGGCGGGTTCGGGCTCGTGGCGCAGCCTGGCGCGCACCATGTGATGGTGGCCGCGGGCAGCGGCATCACTCCGCTGCTGAGCATGGCCACGGCGGCCCTGCGGGACGACCCGGGGTGCCGGGTGTCGCTGATCTACACCAACCGTACGGCCCGGTCGGTGCTGCTCGCCGACGAACTGGCCGACCTCAAGGACGCCTACGTCGACCGGTTCCTGCCCCTGTACCTGCTGACCCGGGAGACGCGCGAGGCCGAGCTGCTCTCCGGGCACGTCGACACCGCGAGGCTGCCGGGACTGCTCCGCGCGGTCGGCGCCGAGCCGGACGGCGACGCGTACTTCTACCTCTGCGGGCCGTGGGGGATGGTCACGTCGGTGCGCGAGGCACTGACCGGGTGGGGCGCCGACCCGGCCCGGACCCACGCCGAACTCTTCTCCCTCGGCCCCCAGGACCCGCCGCCACCGGCGGCCGAACTCCGCGGCCGCACCGTGCGGATCACGGCCTCCCTCGGCGGCCGGACGGCCGTGGCCGTCATGGAGGAGCAGGACCGGACGGCGCTGGACGCGCTGCTGCGGGTCAGACCGGACACCCCGTACTCCTGCCGCGAGGGCCTGTGCGGAAGCTGCCGCGCCAGGGTGACCCGCGGCACCGTCACGACCGGCCGCCAGCACGTGCTGGGGCCCGCGGAACTCGCGGCGGGATACACCCTCGCCTGCCGCGCCCGCCCGGAGTCCGACGACACGGCGCTGGACTTCGACCTCTGA